In one Perca fluviatilis chromosome 7, GENO_Pfluv_1.0, whole genome shotgun sequence genomic region, the following are encoded:
- the epn1a gene encoding epsin-1 isoform X2 codes for MSTSSLRRQVKNIVHNYSEAEIKVREATSNDPWGPSSSLMSEIADLTYNVVAFSEIMSMVWKRLNDHGKNWRHVYKAMTLMEYLIKTGSERVAQQCRENIYAVQTLKDFQYIDRDGKDQGVNVREKAKQLVTLLKDEERLREERIHALKTKEKMAQTSSASSAPSAPSLGGSLSVGSHSGGADPEQAWPQSTGEEDLQLQLALAMSKEEAEQTSKDPLEDAELRYAITLSKEMQQKEERLRRGDDLRLQMAIEESRREKTKPEDGALMELGAVDPWGAPAAATVGSAGPSPPPTVPAPAASGPWGTAPTDPWGVASPTSPTSSDPWGGGAPPNIAPPPDPWGETSNRVNNVDPWGSSAVTPPSVDPWGPPVPPSTSSSGGPVDPWARDGPVPASDPITSDIWSGTAKHTNGTGDPERRGSPATGCDSTGSPVPFDLSSLGSSLPVRKTPESFLGPNAALVDLDSLVSSKPKPKQPPPPSISSSSAHNPFLQNTGSSPAPGMAVTPGSTISSRGVSPIPASSNPFGVAPPMTSISPQPSSLGLSGLRSSPVPPNPMLGMVQPGMGMGPMSVGMGAPGMGLGMMQVSPMGMPYGGLSPMAPPGSALLGPGGAAPPQLILGGPTGTGGVMGAGGSVGGGGTTGASTNPFLL; via the exons ATGTCGACCTCATCGCTACGGCGACAAGTAAAGAACATCGTCCACAACTATTCAGAGGCTGAAATCAAG GTTAGAGAGGCGACATCCAATGACCCATGGGGCCCCAGCAGCTCTCTGATGTCAGAGATTGCTGATCTGACCTACAATGTTGTGGCCTTTTCGGAAATCATGAGCATGGTGTGGAAGCGCCTCAATGACCATGGCAAGAACTGGAGACACGTGTACAag GCTATGACTCTTATGGAGTACCTGATCAAGACGGGTTCAGAACGTGTTGCCCAACAGTGCCGAGAGAACATATACGCAGTCCAGACCCTCAAGGATTTTCAGTACATAGACAGGGACGGCAAAGACCAG GGGGTGAATGTGCGAGAGAAAGCCAAACAGCTGGTGACACTGCTGAAAGATGAAGAGAGACTAAGAGAGGAGAGGATCCACGCCCTCAAAACCAAAGAAAAGATGGCACAGACCTCGAGTG CCTCCTCAGCTCCCTCAGCACCCAGCCTGGGGGGGAGCCTGTCAGTGGGCTCACACTCTGGAGGGGCAGACCCTGAGCAGGCCTGGCCACAGAGCACTGGAGAGGAAGATCTGCAGCTCCAGCTGGCTTTGGCCATGAGTAAAGAAGAGGCAGAGCAG ACTAGCAAGGACCCTCTGGAGGACGCAGAGCTCCGCTATGCAATTACACTCAgcaaagagatgcaacaaaag GAAGAGCGACTGCGCAGAGGTGATGACCTGAGACTGCAGATGGCCATTGAGGAGAGCAGGAGGGAGAAGACTAAGCCTGAGGAT GGCGCTCTGATGGAGTTGGGTGCCGTGGACCCCTGGGGAGCCCCTGCTGCAGCCACTGTGGGCTCTGCCGGCCCCTCGCCTCCACCCACAGTTCCTGCCCCTGCTGCCTCAGGTCCGTGGGGCACAGCCCCAACAGACCCATGGGGTGTAGCGTCACCCACATCTCCTACAAGCTCTGACCCCTGGGGTGGGGGAGCCCCACCCAATATAGCCCCTCCTCCAGACCCCTGGGGAGAGACATCCAACAGAGTTAACAACGTCGACCCCTGGGGGAGCTCCG CTGTGACCCCCCCCAGTGTCGATCCCTGGGGCCCCCCAGTGCCACCCAGCACATCCTCCTCCGGGGGGCCAGTAGACCCCTGGGCAAGGGACGGGCCTGTCCCTGCCTCTGACCCTATCACCTCTGACATCTGGAGTGGCACCGCCAAACACACAAATGGCACAG GAGACCCAGAGAGACGAGGGTCCCCAGCAACAGGCTGTGACAGTACAGGCTCGCCGGTGCCCTTTGACCTGTCATCTCTTGGTTCTTCACTTCCTGTTCGTAAGACTCCAGAGTCCTTCCTTGGCCCCAACGCAGCGCTGGTGGATCTTGATTCCCTGGTGTCGTCTAAACCCAAACCCAAACAGCCACCGCCTCCTTCCATCTCTTCCTCTTCAGCACACAACCCCTTCCTCCAGAACACAG GCTCATCTCCTGCTCCTGGCATGGCAGTGACTCCAGGCAGCACCATTTCCAGTCGGGGGGTTTCTCCAATACCTGCCTCCTCCAACCCTTTCGGCGTGGCTCCACCCATGACCTCCATCTCACCTCAGCCCTCATCACTTGGCCTGAGCGGCCTCCGCTCCAGTCCTGTGCCTCCCAATCCCATGCTGGGCATGGTGCAACCAGGAATGGGCATGGGGCCAATGAGTGTGGGTATGGGGGCTCCAGGAATGGGCCTGGGCATGATGCAGGTCAGCCCCATGGGCATGCCCTACGGCGGGCTCTCACCTATGGCACCCCCAGGCTCGGCTCTGTTGGGGCCCGGAGGTGCAGCACCTCCTCAGCTGATTTTGGGTGGGCCCACTGGAACAGGAGGAGTGATGGGGGCCGGAGGGTCAGTGGGAGGCGGAGGAACGACGGGAGCGAGCACCAACCCTTTTCTTCTTTGA
- the epn1a gene encoding epsin-1 isoform X4, giving the protein MSTSSLRRQVKNIVHNYSEAEIKVREATSNDPWGPSSSLMSEIADLTYNVVAFSEIMSMVWKRLNDHGKNWRHVYKAMTLMEYLIKTGSERVAQQCRENIYAVQTLKDFQYIDRDGKDQGVNVREKAKQLVTLLKDEERLREERIHALKTKEKMAQTSSASSAPSAPSLGGSLSVGSHSGGADPEQAWPQSTGEEDLQLQLALAMSKEEAEQEERLRRGDDLRLQMAIEESRREKTKPEDGALMELGAVDPWGAPAAATVGSAGPSPPPTVPAPAASGPWGTAPTDPWGVASPTSPTSSDPWGGGAPPNIAPPPDPWGETSNRVNNVDPWGSSAVTPPSVDPWGPPVPPSTSSSGGPVDPWARDGPVPASDPITSDIWSGTAKHTNGTGDPERRGSPATGCDSTGSPVPFDLSSLGSSLPVRKTPESFLGPNAALVDLDSLVSSKPKPKQPPPPSISSSSAHNPFLQNTGSSPAPGMAVTPGSTISSRGVSPIPASSNPFGVAPPMTSISPQPSSLGLSGLRSSPVPPNPMLGMVQPGMGMGPMSVGMGAPGMGLGMMQVSPMGMPYGGLSPMAPPGSALLGPGGAAPPQLILGGPTGTGGVMGAGGSVGGGGTTGASTNPFLL; this is encoded by the exons ATGTCGACCTCATCGCTACGGCGACAAGTAAAGAACATCGTCCACAACTATTCAGAGGCTGAAATCAAG GTTAGAGAGGCGACATCCAATGACCCATGGGGCCCCAGCAGCTCTCTGATGTCAGAGATTGCTGATCTGACCTACAATGTTGTGGCCTTTTCGGAAATCATGAGCATGGTGTGGAAGCGCCTCAATGACCATGGCAAGAACTGGAGACACGTGTACAag GCTATGACTCTTATGGAGTACCTGATCAAGACGGGTTCAGAACGTGTTGCCCAACAGTGCCGAGAGAACATATACGCAGTCCAGACCCTCAAGGATTTTCAGTACATAGACAGGGACGGCAAAGACCAG GGGGTGAATGTGCGAGAGAAAGCCAAACAGCTGGTGACACTGCTGAAAGATGAAGAGAGACTAAGAGAGGAGAGGATCCACGCCCTCAAAACCAAAGAAAAGATGGCACAGACCTCGAGTG CCTCCTCAGCTCCCTCAGCACCCAGCCTGGGGGGGAGCCTGTCAGTGGGCTCACACTCTGGAGGGGCAGACCCTGAGCAGGCCTGGCCACAGAGCACTGGAGAGGAAGATCTGCAGCTCCAGCTGGCTTTGGCCATGAGTAAAGAAGAGGCAGAGCAG GAAGAGCGACTGCGCAGAGGTGATGACCTGAGACTGCAGATGGCCATTGAGGAGAGCAGGAGGGAGAAGACTAAGCCTGAGGAT GGCGCTCTGATGGAGTTGGGTGCCGTGGACCCCTGGGGAGCCCCTGCTGCAGCCACTGTGGGCTCTGCCGGCCCCTCGCCTCCACCCACAGTTCCTGCCCCTGCTGCCTCAGGTCCGTGGGGCACAGCCCCAACAGACCCATGGGGTGTAGCGTCACCCACATCTCCTACAAGCTCTGACCCCTGGGGTGGGGGAGCCCCACCCAATATAGCCCCTCCTCCAGACCCCTGGGGAGAGACATCCAACAGAGTTAACAACGTCGACCCCTGGGGGAGCTCCG CTGTGACCCCCCCCAGTGTCGATCCCTGGGGCCCCCCAGTGCCACCCAGCACATCCTCCTCCGGGGGGCCAGTAGACCCCTGGGCAAGGGACGGGCCTGTCCCTGCCTCTGACCCTATCACCTCTGACATCTGGAGTGGCACCGCCAAACACACAAATGGCACAG GAGACCCAGAGAGACGAGGGTCCCCAGCAACAGGCTGTGACAGTACAGGCTCGCCGGTGCCCTTTGACCTGTCATCTCTTGGTTCTTCACTTCCTGTTCGTAAGACTCCAGAGTCCTTCCTTGGCCCCAACGCAGCGCTGGTGGATCTTGATTCCCTGGTGTCGTCTAAACCCAAACCCAAACAGCCACCGCCTCCTTCCATCTCTTCCTCTTCAGCACACAACCCCTTCCTCCAGAACACAG GCTCATCTCCTGCTCCTGGCATGGCAGTGACTCCAGGCAGCACCATTTCCAGTCGGGGGGTTTCTCCAATACCTGCCTCCTCCAACCCTTTCGGCGTGGCTCCACCCATGACCTCCATCTCACCTCAGCCCTCATCACTTGGCCTGAGCGGCCTCCGCTCCAGTCCTGTGCCTCCCAATCCCATGCTGGGCATGGTGCAACCAGGAATGGGCATGGGGCCAATGAGTGTGGGTATGGGGGCTCCAGGAATGGGCCTGGGCATGATGCAGGTCAGCCCCATGGGCATGCCCTACGGCGGGCTCTCACCTATGGCACCCCCAGGCTCGGCTCTGTTGGGGCCCGGAGGTGCAGCACCTCCTCAGCTGATTTTGGGTGGGCCCACTGGAACAGGAGGAGTGATGGGGGCCGGAGGGTCAGTGGGAGGCGGAGGAACGACGGGAGCGAGCACCAACCCTTTTCTTCTTTGA
- the epn1a gene encoding epsin-1 isoform X3 has translation MSTSSLRRQVKNIVHNYSEAEIKVREATSNDPWGPSSSLMSEIADLTYNVVAFSEIMSMVWKRLNDHGKNWRHVYKAMTLMEYLIKTGSERVAQQCRENIYAVQTLKDFQYIDRDGKDQGVNVREKAKQLVTLLKDEERLREERIHALKTKEKMAQTSSGEMASSAPSAPSLGGSLSVGSHSGGADPEQAWPQSTGEEDLQLQLALAMSKEEAEQEERLRRGDDLRLQMAIEESRREKTKPEDGALMELGAVDPWGAPAAATVGSAGPSPPPTVPAPAASGPWGTAPTDPWGVASPTSPTSSDPWGGGAPPNIAPPPDPWGETSNRVNNVDPWGSSAVTPPSVDPWGPPVPPSTSSSGGPVDPWARDGPVPASDPITSDIWSGTAKHTNGTGDPERRGSPATGCDSTGSPVPFDLSSLGSSLPVRKTPESFLGPNAALVDLDSLVSSKPKPKQPPPPSISSSSAHNPFLQNTGSSPAPGMAVTPGSTISSRGVSPIPASSNPFGVAPPMTSISPQPSSLGLSGLRSSPVPPNPMLGMVQPGMGMGPMSVGMGAPGMGLGMMQVSPMGMPYGGLSPMAPPGSALLGPGGAAPPQLILGGPTGTGGVMGAGGSVGGGGTTGASTNPFLL, from the exons ATGTCGACCTCATCGCTACGGCGACAAGTAAAGAACATCGTCCACAACTATTCAGAGGCTGAAATCAAG GTTAGAGAGGCGACATCCAATGACCCATGGGGCCCCAGCAGCTCTCTGATGTCAGAGATTGCTGATCTGACCTACAATGTTGTGGCCTTTTCGGAAATCATGAGCATGGTGTGGAAGCGCCTCAATGACCATGGCAAGAACTGGAGACACGTGTACAag GCTATGACTCTTATGGAGTACCTGATCAAGACGGGTTCAGAACGTGTTGCCCAACAGTGCCGAGAGAACATATACGCAGTCCAGACCCTCAAGGATTTTCAGTACATAGACAGGGACGGCAAAGACCAG GGGGTGAATGTGCGAGAGAAAGCCAAACAGCTGGTGACACTGCTGAAAGATGAAGAGAGACTAAGAGAGGAGAGGATCCACGCCCTCAAAACCAAAGAAAAGATGGCACAGACCTCGAGTGGTGAGATGG CCTCCTCAGCTCCCTCAGCACCCAGCCTGGGGGGGAGCCTGTCAGTGGGCTCACACTCTGGAGGGGCAGACCCTGAGCAGGCCTGGCCACAGAGCACTGGAGAGGAAGATCTGCAGCTCCAGCTGGCTTTGGCCATGAGTAAAGAAGAGGCAGAGCAG GAAGAGCGACTGCGCAGAGGTGATGACCTGAGACTGCAGATGGCCATTGAGGAGAGCAGGAGGGAGAAGACTAAGCCTGAGGAT GGCGCTCTGATGGAGTTGGGTGCCGTGGACCCCTGGGGAGCCCCTGCTGCAGCCACTGTGGGCTCTGCCGGCCCCTCGCCTCCACCCACAGTTCCTGCCCCTGCTGCCTCAGGTCCGTGGGGCACAGCCCCAACAGACCCATGGGGTGTAGCGTCACCCACATCTCCTACAAGCTCTGACCCCTGGGGTGGGGGAGCCCCACCCAATATAGCCCCTCCTCCAGACCCCTGGGGAGAGACATCCAACAGAGTTAACAACGTCGACCCCTGGGGGAGCTCCG CTGTGACCCCCCCCAGTGTCGATCCCTGGGGCCCCCCAGTGCCACCCAGCACATCCTCCTCCGGGGGGCCAGTAGACCCCTGGGCAAGGGACGGGCCTGTCCCTGCCTCTGACCCTATCACCTCTGACATCTGGAGTGGCACCGCCAAACACACAAATGGCACAG GAGACCCAGAGAGACGAGGGTCCCCAGCAACAGGCTGTGACAGTACAGGCTCGCCGGTGCCCTTTGACCTGTCATCTCTTGGTTCTTCACTTCCTGTTCGTAAGACTCCAGAGTCCTTCCTTGGCCCCAACGCAGCGCTGGTGGATCTTGATTCCCTGGTGTCGTCTAAACCCAAACCCAAACAGCCACCGCCTCCTTCCATCTCTTCCTCTTCAGCACACAACCCCTTCCTCCAGAACACAG GCTCATCTCCTGCTCCTGGCATGGCAGTGACTCCAGGCAGCACCATTTCCAGTCGGGGGGTTTCTCCAATACCTGCCTCCTCCAACCCTTTCGGCGTGGCTCCACCCATGACCTCCATCTCACCTCAGCCCTCATCACTTGGCCTGAGCGGCCTCCGCTCCAGTCCTGTGCCTCCCAATCCCATGCTGGGCATGGTGCAACCAGGAATGGGCATGGGGCCAATGAGTGTGGGTATGGGGGCTCCAGGAATGGGCCTGGGCATGATGCAGGTCAGCCCCATGGGCATGCCCTACGGCGGGCTCTCACCTATGGCACCCCCAGGCTCGGCTCTGTTGGGGCCCGGAGGTGCAGCACCTCCTCAGCTGATTTTGGGTGGGCCCACTGGAACAGGAGGAGTGATGGGGGCCGGAGGGTCAGTGGGAGGCGGAGGAACGACGGGAGCGAGCACCAACCCTTTTCTTCTTTGA
- the epn1a gene encoding epsin-1 isoform X1, with protein MSTSSLRRQVKNIVHNYSEAEIKVREATSNDPWGPSSSLMSEIADLTYNVVAFSEIMSMVWKRLNDHGKNWRHVYKAMTLMEYLIKTGSERVAQQCRENIYAVQTLKDFQYIDRDGKDQGVNVREKAKQLVTLLKDEERLREERIHALKTKEKMAQTSSGEMASSAPSAPSLGGSLSVGSHSGGADPEQAWPQSTGEEDLQLQLALAMSKEEAEQTSKDPLEDAELRYAITLSKEMQQKEERLRRGDDLRLQMAIEESRREKTKPEDGALMELGAVDPWGAPAAATVGSAGPSPPPTVPAPAASGPWGTAPTDPWGVASPTSPTSSDPWGGGAPPNIAPPPDPWGETSNRVNNVDPWGSSAVTPPSVDPWGPPVPPSTSSSGGPVDPWARDGPVPASDPITSDIWSGTAKHTNGTGDPERRGSPATGCDSTGSPVPFDLSSLGSSLPVRKTPESFLGPNAALVDLDSLVSSKPKPKQPPPPSISSSSAHNPFLQNTGSSPAPGMAVTPGSTISSRGVSPIPASSNPFGVAPPMTSISPQPSSLGLSGLRSSPVPPNPMLGMVQPGMGMGPMSVGMGAPGMGLGMMQVSPMGMPYGGLSPMAPPGSALLGPGGAAPPQLILGGPTGTGGVMGAGGSVGGGGTTGASTNPFLL; from the exons ATGTCGACCTCATCGCTACGGCGACAAGTAAAGAACATCGTCCACAACTATTCAGAGGCTGAAATCAAG GTTAGAGAGGCGACATCCAATGACCCATGGGGCCCCAGCAGCTCTCTGATGTCAGAGATTGCTGATCTGACCTACAATGTTGTGGCCTTTTCGGAAATCATGAGCATGGTGTGGAAGCGCCTCAATGACCATGGCAAGAACTGGAGACACGTGTACAag GCTATGACTCTTATGGAGTACCTGATCAAGACGGGTTCAGAACGTGTTGCCCAACAGTGCCGAGAGAACATATACGCAGTCCAGACCCTCAAGGATTTTCAGTACATAGACAGGGACGGCAAAGACCAG GGGGTGAATGTGCGAGAGAAAGCCAAACAGCTGGTGACACTGCTGAAAGATGAAGAGAGACTAAGAGAGGAGAGGATCCACGCCCTCAAAACCAAAGAAAAGATGGCACAGACCTCGAGTGGTGAGATGG CCTCCTCAGCTCCCTCAGCACCCAGCCTGGGGGGGAGCCTGTCAGTGGGCTCACACTCTGGAGGGGCAGACCCTGAGCAGGCCTGGCCACAGAGCACTGGAGAGGAAGATCTGCAGCTCCAGCTGGCTTTGGCCATGAGTAAAGAAGAGGCAGAGCAG ACTAGCAAGGACCCTCTGGAGGACGCAGAGCTCCGCTATGCAATTACACTCAgcaaagagatgcaacaaaag GAAGAGCGACTGCGCAGAGGTGATGACCTGAGACTGCAGATGGCCATTGAGGAGAGCAGGAGGGAGAAGACTAAGCCTGAGGAT GGCGCTCTGATGGAGTTGGGTGCCGTGGACCCCTGGGGAGCCCCTGCTGCAGCCACTGTGGGCTCTGCCGGCCCCTCGCCTCCACCCACAGTTCCTGCCCCTGCTGCCTCAGGTCCGTGGGGCACAGCCCCAACAGACCCATGGGGTGTAGCGTCACCCACATCTCCTACAAGCTCTGACCCCTGGGGTGGGGGAGCCCCACCCAATATAGCCCCTCCTCCAGACCCCTGGGGAGAGACATCCAACAGAGTTAACAACGTCGACCCCTGGGGGAGCTCCG CTGTGACCCCCCCCAGTGTCGATCCCTGGGGCCCCCCAGTGCCACCCAGCACATCCTCCTCCGGGGGGCCAGTAGACCCCTGGGCAAGGGACGGGCCTGTCCCTGCCTCTGACCCTATCACCTCTGACATCTGGAGTGGCACCGCCAAACACACAAATGGCACAG GAGACCCAGAGAGACGAGGGTCCCCAGCAACAGGCTGTGACAGTACAGGCTCGCCGGTGCCCTTTGACCTGTCATCTCTTGGTTCTTCACTTCCTGTTCGTAAGACTCCAGAGTCCTTCCTTGGCCCCAACGCAGCGCTGGTGGATCTTGATTCCCTGGTGTCGTCTAAACCCAAACCCAAACAGCCACCGCCTCCTTCCATCTCTTCCTCTTCAGCACACAACCCCTTCCTCCAGAACACAG GCTCATCTCCTGCTCCTGGCATGGCAGTGACTCCAGGCAGCACCATTTCCAGTCGGGGGGTTTCTCCAATACCTGCCTCCTCCAACCCTTTCGGCGTGGCTCCACCCATGACCTCCATCTCACCTCAGCCCTCATCACTTGGCCTGAGCGGCCTCCGCTCCAGTCCTGTGCCTCCCAATCCCATGCTGGGCATGGTGCAACCAGGAATGGGCATGGGGCCAATGAGTGTGGGTATGGGGGCTCCAGGAATGGGCCTGGGCATGATGCAGGTCAGCCCCATGGGCATGCCCTACGGCGGGCTCTCACCTATGGCACCCCCAGGCTCGGCTCTGTTGGGGCCCGGAGGTGCAGCACCTCCTCAGCTGATTTTGGGTGGGCCCACTGGAACAGGAGGAGTGATGGGGGCCGGAGGGTCAGTGGGAGGCGGAGGAACGACGGGAGCGAGCACCAACCCTTTTCTTCTTTGA